Proteins encoded in a region of the Actinomycetota bacterium genome:
- the pstB gene encoding phosphate ABC transporter ATP-binding protein PstB, producing MTESGEPMDTTDLTATSPVAEDGPQLIVKPSVITEADEAAREVVFSTTDLAVYYGAFRAVRDINLPILKNEITALIGPSGCGKTTFLRCLNRMNDLIEGARVEGKLLYHGVDLYDEQVDPVEVRRRIGMVFQKPNPFPKSIYDNIAFGPKIAGYKGNMDELVEESLHRAALWDEVKDKLKESGMALSGGQQQRLCIARAIATKPDVILMDEPCSALDPIATAKIEDLMQELVADYTIVIVTHNMQQAARVSDRTAFFTVDVHEDGSRTGTIVEFDRTETIFTNPSDQRTEDYVTGRFG from the coding sequence ATGACCGAAAGTGGTGAGCCCATGGATACGACCGACCTGACAGCGACATCCCCCGTCGCCGAAGATGGTCCGCAACTGATCGTGAAACCGTCCGTCATCACCGAAGCCGACGAGGCCGCTCGTGAGGTCGTGTTCTCAACGACCGACCTCGCCGTGTACTACGGCGCCTTCCGGGCCGTGCGCGACATCAACCTGCCGATCCTGAAGAACGAGATCACCGCGCTGATCGGACCCTCGGGCTGTGGCAAGACCACCTTCCTGCGCTGCCTGAACCGCATGAACGACCTGATCGAGGGCGCTCGGGTCGAAGGGAAACTGCTGTACCACGGCGTCGATCTCTACGACGAGCAGGTCGACCCGGTCGAGGTTCGCCGGCGGATCGGCATGGTGTTCCAAAAGCCGAACCCGTTCCCGAAATCGATCTACGACAACATCGCGTTCGGGCCCAAGATCGCCGGGTACAAGGGGAACATGGACGAGCTCGTCGAGGAGAGCCTGCACCGAGCCGCGTTGTGGGACGAGGTGAAGGACAAGCTGAAGGAGTCCGGAATGGCGCTGTCAGGCGGCCAGCAGCAGCGCCTCTGCATCGCGAGGGCGATCGCCACGAAGCCCGACGTGATCCTGATGGACGAGCCGTGCTCGGCGCTCGATCCGATCGCGACGGCGAAGATCGAGGACCTGATGCAGGAGCTCGTGGCCGACTACACGATCGTGATCGTGACCCACAACATGCAGCAGGCGGCGCGCGTCTCCGACCGCACCGCGTTCTTCACGGTCGATGTGCACGAAGACGGCTCCCGCACCGGCACGATCGTGGAGTTCGACCGCACGGAGACGATCTTCACCAACCCGAGTGACCAACGGACCGAGGACTACGTGACGGGGCGATTCGGATGA
- the pstC gene encoding phosphate ABC transporter permease subunit PstC produces MAKPTADARLSIGSLQGSPRRRRKEGFVRILLMAAAIVSMVVSVAIIVALAGKAVTFLSNVELGQLWSDGWRPRSGEFDVLTIFIGTIEVSVIAMMIATPLGLGAAMYLSEYANPKTRRKLKPILETLAGIPSVVLGYFALQVINPALVQPLFSSAGTFNVMAAGIGVGILTIPLVASVAEDAMYAVPSALREAAYGIGARRRSVTTKVVFPAAVSGIVAALILGFSRAVGETMVVAIAAGATGSATRHLNPLEPGQTMTGAISSLAIGSDQVKSTTGLNPFDSLFFVGLLLFVMTLALNVVSERYVRKVRKDF; encoded by the coding sequence ATGGCCAAGCCGACCGCGGACGCCCGTCTCTCGATCGGGTCGCTTCAGGGCAGCCCTCGACGCCGGCGCAAGGAAGGGTTCGTCCGGATCCTCCTGATGGCGGCCGCGATCGTCTCGATGGTCGTGAGCGTCGCCATCATCGTCGCGCTCGCCGGCAAGGCCGTCACCTTCTTGTCAAACGTGGAGCTCGGCCAGCTCTGGAGCGACGGATGGCGGCCCCGCAGCGGCGAGTTCGACGTCCTCACGATATTCATCGGGACGATCGAGGTGTCGGTCATCGCGATGATGATCGCGACCCCGCTCGGACTCGGCGCGGCGATGTACCTCTCTGAGTATGCAAACCCGAAGACGCGACGCAAGCTCAAGCCGATCCTCGAGACCCTCGCGGGGATCCCGAGTGTGGTGCTCGGGTACTTCGCCCTGCAGGTCATCAACCCGGCGCTCGTGCAACCGCTGTTCTCGTCGGCCGGCACATTCAACGTCATGGCGGCCGGCATCGGGGTCGGGATCCTCACGATCCCACTGGTCGCATCGGTCGCCGAGGACGCGATGTACGCGGTGCCGAGCGCGCTCCGCGAGGCGGCCTACGGGATCGGCGCGCGCCGCCGGAGCGTGACGACCAAGGTCGTGTTCCCGGCCGCCGTCTCGGGCATCGTGGCCGCCCTGATCCTCGGTTTCTCGCGGGCCGTCGGGGAGACGATGGTCGTGGCGATCGCCGCGGGCGCGACCGGCAGCGCGACCCGTCACCTGAATCCCCTCGAGCCGGGTCAGACGATGACCGGCGCGATCTCGTCGCTCGCGATCGGATCGGACCAGGTGAAAAGTACGACCGGGCTGAATCCGTTCGACTCGCTCTTCTTCGTCGGGCTGTTGCTGTTCGTCATGACCCTGGCCCTCAACGTCGTGTCGGAGCGGTACGTGCGGAAGGTTCGCAAGGACTTCTGA
- a CDS encoding histidine phosphatase family protein produces MTTLFLVRHGLTAQTGRILYGQTRGVGLDDRGLAQAEQLAQRLAPLRPTAIYSSPLERCVETVEPLAATCRLSVVERDALIEMHAGSWTGKTLTRLRRTKAWREVQQRPETFRFPGGGESFPEAHARAIGELHAIAKRHRRGRVVVATHGDIVRVMLADLAGAPLGRFQRIVVDTASVSVVTLDREGSPRVLLVNDTGDLRRFAPGGATPAWETARPPGRGRRPEGNLRG; encoded by the coding sequence ATGACGACCCTGTTCCTCGTGCGACACGGACTCACCGCCCAGACCGGGAGGATCCTCTACGGTCAGACGCGGGGCGTCGGCCTCGACGACAGGGGTCTCGCCCAGGCCGAGCAGCTGGCGCAGCGGCTCGCACCGCTCCGGCCCACGGCGATCTACTCGAGCCCGCTCGAGCGATGCGTCGAGACCGTGGAGCCGCTCGCGGCGACCTGCCGGCTTTCGGTGGTCGAACGCGACGCGCTGATCGAGATGCACGCGGGCTCGTGGACCGGGAAGACGTTGACGCGCCTGCGTCGCACGAAGGCATGGCGTGAGGTGCAGCAGCGTCCCGAGACCTTCCGGTTCCCGGGGGGCGGCGAGAGCTTCCCGGAGGCCCACGCCAGGGCGATCGGTGAGCTCCATGCGATCGCGAAGCGGCATCGACGGGGCCGCGTCGTCGTCGCGACCCATGGCGACATCGTGAGGGTGATGCTCGCCGACCTCGCCGGCGCGCCGTTGGGACGGTTCCAACGCATCGTCGTCGACACGGCGTCGGTCTCGGTCGTGACGCTCGACCGCGAGGGCAGCCCCCGGGTGCTGCTCGTGAACGACACCGGCGACCTGCGTCGGTTCGCCCCCGGCGGCGCCACGCCCGCCTGGGAGACGGCGCGCCCACCCGGCCGCGGGCGGCGTCCCGAAGGGAACCTGCGAGGATAG
- a CDS encoding rhomboid family intramembrane serine protease, protein MEQQPVIPPPPPGGDHCYRHPAVATGVHCTRCGRPICTECMIAAPVGHQCPTCVAEARREYRQGPGRRVAIANAKATSVTSVLLVLIGIGYALEVVAGGAGSLLSGPNTIDLVRLGASIGLAQLPDGDIVGIAAGEQWRMVTAIFLHGGILHLLMNAYALWLFGPVVERELGRGRFLLIFFTTGLFASAASYAFAGEPTQVSVGASGAIFGVVGAFVAYNYRHRELALAAARLRGLVPFLILNLLLGFGLNSFIDWRAHLGGFAAGLAAGIIAEGWGSRSTRTAIAVAGFAALTVGALALAAWQTAQYRADFPAFF, encoded by the coding sequence ATGGAACAGCAGCCGGTGATCCCGCCGCCCCCACCCGGGGGTGATCACTGCTACCGCCATCCCGCGGTGGCCACCGGCGTGCACTGCACACGGTGCGGTCGCCCGATCTGCACAGAATGCATGATCGCCGCCCCGGTGGGGCATCAATGCCCGACCTGCGTCGCCGAGGCGCGGCGCGAGTACCGGCAGGGACCAGGCCGGCGTGTGGCGATCGCGAACGCCAAAGCCACGTCGGTCACGAGCGTGCTGCTCGTGCTCATCGGCATCGGATACGCGCTCGAGGTGGTGGCGGGCGGGGCAGGTTCGCTGCTGAGCGGCCCCAACACGATCGACCTGGTGCGGCTCGGGGCTTCGATCGGCCTCGCTCAACTCCCGGACGGCGACATCGTCGGCATCGCGGCCGGCGAACAGTGGCGCATGGTCACGGCGATCTTCCTGCACGGTGGCATCCTGCACCTGCTGATGAACGCCTACGCGCTGTGGCTCTTCGGTCCCGTGGTGGAACGCGAGCTCGGGCGGGGGCGCTTCCTGCTGATCTTCTTCACGACGGGCCTGTTCGCGAGCGCGGCCTCGTACGCGTTCGCGGGCGAGCCCACCCAGGTGAGCGTCGGGGCCTCAGGGGCGATCTTCGGCGTCGTCGGGGCGTTCGTCGCGTACAACTACCGGCACCGCGAGCTGGCCTTGGCCGCGGCACGCCTCCGAGGGCTGGTGCCGTTCCTGATCCTGAACCTCCTCTTGGGGTTCGGCCTCAACTCGTTCATCGACTGGCGGGCGCACCTCGGCGGGTTCGCCGCAGGACTGGCCGCCGGAATCATCGCGGAGGGGTGGGGTTCGCGCTCGACGCGCACCGCGATCGCCGTTGCCGGTTTCGCCGCCCTCACGGTCGGCGCCCTCGCGCTGGCGGCGTGGCAGACGGCGCAGTACCGAGCCGACTTCCCCGCGTTCTTCTGA
- a CDS encoding SCO1664 family protein: MSRDERSFEAGLTPPPVPPALERGALELLGLLPNSSNYTFLVRASAPDGGEALAVYKPHRGESPLWDFPEGSLGRREVAAYLVASALGWPNVPPTVLREGPEGFGSVQLFVPFEPQEHYFTLQDRFPDAFREIAAFDLVVNNADRKGGHCLLGEDGRIWAIDHGVCFHEDPKLRTVIWEYMDEPIPQALVDRLGVFGEALASGTSPRERLDTLLSDEEVDAMGRRVDAVLARPVFPSPLGERPYPWPPV, from the coding sequence GTGTCCCGCGATGAACGGTCATTCGAAGCGGGACTGACGCCCCCGCCGGTGCCGCCGGCGCTCGAGCGCGGTGCCCTGGAGCTGCTCGGATTGCTCCCCAACTCGTCGAACTACACGTTCCTCGTCCGCGCCTCGGCACCCGACGGCGGCGAGGCCCTGGCCGTGTACAAGCCCCACCGCGGCGAGAGCCCGCTCTGGGACTTCCCGGAGGGATCGCTCGGGCGGCGGGAGGTCGCCGCGTACCTCGTCGCGTCCGCGCTCGGCTGGCCGAACGTGCCTCCCACCGTGCTTCGGGAAGGGCCCGAAGGCTTCGGGTCGGTGCAGCTGTTCGTGCCCTTCGAACCGCAGGAGCACTATTTCACGTTGCAGGACCGGTTCCCCGACGCCTTCCGCGAGATCGCGGCGTTCGACCTCGTCGTGAACAACGCCGACCGCAAGGGCGGGCACTGCCTGCTCGGCGAGGACGGACGCATCTGGGCCATCGACCACGGCGTCTGCTTCCACGAGGACCCGAAGCTGCGCACCGTGATCTGGGAGTACATGGACGAGCCGATCCCCCAGGCACTCGTCGACCGGCTCGGCGTCTTCGGCGAGGCGTTGGCCTCGGGCACGTCTCCGCGTGAGCGGCTGGACACCCTCCTCTCCGACGAGGAGGTCGATGCGATGGGCCGCCGGGTCGACGCCGTCCTCGCCCGACCCGTGTTCCCTTCGCCGCTCGGGGAACGACCCTACCCGTGGCCGCCCGTGTGA
- a CDS encoding methylated-DNA--[protein]-cysteine S-methyltransferase — MTAVRHRTLSTPIGTLTIVCSDRGVVATIFDDDGRDLELARIERWFGQRPAATGVGSGATAIAATAQREARGYFAGRIHELSVPPDLSLVGEGFGRRVLEVVATIPFGELWTYGDVAGMAGSPRAARAAGSALAACPIELFVPCHRVVHAGGTIGGYGRHDDRKRWLLRHEGSVP; from the coding sequence ATGACCGCGGTGCGCCACCGCACGCTGTCGACCCCGATCGGGACGCTCACGATCGTCTGTTCCGATCGCGGGGTCGTCGCCACGATCTTCGACGACGACGGTCGGGACCTCGAGCTGGCCCGCATCGAGCGCTGGTTCGGGCAACGGCCGGCGGCGACCGGCGTGGGGTCGGGGGCCACAGCGATCGCGGCAACGGCCCAGCGCGAGGCGCGTGGCTACTTCGCCGGTCGCATACACGAGCTCTCGGTACCGCCTGACCTCTCCCTCGTGGGCGAGGGATTCGGACGCCGAGTGCTCGAGGTCGTCGCCACGATCCCCTTCGGCGAGCTCTGGACCTACGGCGACGTCGCCGGCATGGCGGGAAGCCCGCGCGCCGCACGAGCCGCCGGAAGCGCCCTCGCGGCCTGCCCGATCGAGCTCTTCGTGCCGTGTCATCGGGTGGTGCACGCGGGCGGCACGATCGGCGGGTACGGACGCCACGACGACCGCAAACGCTGGCTCCTGCGGCACGAGGGCTCGGTGCCGTGA
- a CDS encoding DUF3090 family protein, with protein sequence MDLGPVDRITAGTIGEPGSRTFYLQARGRGQLMTVVVEKEQVQLLAASILELLADLELETGVGPSDDELGLEEPVDPMWRAGRLSIGYDHDLQLFVLEIEESVPEAEDDDASVLDEAGRPEVVQLAATREQMFALSRHGAAVVEQGRPTCQFCGNPIDAEGHACPAMNGHSKRD encoded by the coding sequence ATGGATCTCGGGCCCGTCGACCGAATCACCGCCGGCACGATCGGCGAGCCGGGGTCCCGCACGTTCTACCTGCAGGCTCGGGGGCGTGGTCAGCTCATGACGGTCGTCGTGGAGAAGGAGCAGGTGCAGCTGCTGGCGGCGTCCATCCTCGAGCTCCTCGCCGACCTGGAGCTCGAGACCGGCGTCGGGCCCAGCGACGACGAGCTCGGTCTCGAGGAACCGGTCGACCCGATGTGGCGCGCCGGGAGGCTCTCGATCGGTTACGACCACGACCTGCAGCTGTTCGTGCTCGAGATCGAGGAATCCGTGCCGGAGGCCGAGGACGACGACGCGTCCGTGCTCGACGAGGCCGGTCGGCCTGAGGTCGTGCAGCTCGCGGCCACCCGGGAACAGATGTTCGCCCTCTCGCGACACGGCGCTGCCGTCGTCGAGCAGGGCCGTCCGACGTGCCAGTTCTGCGGGAACCCGATCGATGCGGAGGGGCACGCGTGTCCCGCGATGAACGGTCATTCGAAGCGGGACTGA
- the phoU gene encoding phosphate signaling complex protein PhoU codes for MTRETFHEELEKTELELLSLGELAGTAVQRAIEALVQHDDAKAQEVIDGDDEIDDLYLKIDSGVLQMLALQSPVALDLRLISAILHCDLHLERIGDQAVNVAKLYLATRDARGSEPMRQQIEEMGTHVVTMVRTSMEAFGRRDLDLALKVPVMDDPVDRLNRTTHLEALKLADDPSQLDWGLHMNMAARALERVGDNAVDIAEQVGFLLTGEFREFTDASHPVSME; via the coding sequence ATGACCAGAGAGACGTTCCACGAAGAGCTCGAGAAGACCGAGCTCGAGCTGCTCAGCTTGGGTGAGCTCGCGGGCACAGCGGTCCAGCGCGCGATCGAGGCGCTGGTGCAGCATGACGACGCCAAGGCACAGGAGGTGATCGACGGAGACGATGAGATCGATGACCTCTATCTCAAGATCGATTCCGGGGTCCTGCAGATGCTCGCGCTTCAGTCGCCGGTCGCACTCGACCTCCGCCTGATCTCGGCGATCCTCCACTGCGATCTCCACCTGGAGCGTATCGGGGACCAGGCCGTCAACGTTGCGAAGCTCTACCTCGCAACCAGGGATGCTCGCGGCAGCGAGCCGATGCGCCAGCAGATCGAAGAGATGGGCACCCACGTCGTCACCATGGTGCGCACTTCGATGGAGGCATTCGGGCGGCGCGACCTCGATCTCGCATTGAAGGTGCCAGTGATGGATGATCCTGTCGATCGCCTCAACCGAACGACGCATCTCGAAGCGCTGAAGCTTGCGGACGATCCCTCGCAGCTCGACTGGGGACTCCACATGAATATGGCAGCTCGGGCGCTCGAGCGGGTCGGAGACAACGCGGTGGACATCGCCGAGCAGGTTGGCTTCCTCCTCACGGGAGAGTTCCGCGAGTTCACCGATGCCTCACATCCGGTCTCGATGGAGTGA
- a CDS encoding phosphate ABC transporter substrate-binding protein PstS family protein translates to MRKLRKHVGVLAGLLGLSLVATACGGDDGGSGGDVLEGSIVISGSSTVEPISSFVAEIFNETNPNVAISVDGPGTGDGFELFCNGETDISDASRPIEDEEVKLCEKNGIEFTELEVALDGLTVMTSPENTGVTCLNDGDLYALFGPESEGIETWNGADSLATEVGGNGGFPDAPLEITAPGEESGTYDAFIELSGIPDIAEAQGVPEDDWETLRNDYQPSPNDNVIITAMEGSPGALGFVGFAFAEEAGDAIKELEVDGGDGCVAPSAEAVADGSYPLSRSLYIYVSADAAARPEVAAYLDYYVSDEAMTTLVEEVGYIALPTERVEATRSAWGSAAA, encoded by the coding sequence ATGAGGAAGCTCAGGAAGCACGTCGGGGTCCTCGCAGGACTGCTCGGGCTCTCGCTCGTGGCGACGGCGTGTGGCGGCGATGACGGTGGTTCCGGCGGCGACGTTCTCGAGGGTTCGATCGTGATCTCGGGCTCCTCAACCGTCGAGCCGATCTCATCTTTCGTGGCAGAGATCTTCAACGAGACGAATCCGAACGTCGCGATCAGCGTCGATGGGCCGGGCACGGGTGACGGCTTCGAGCTGTTCTGCAACGGCGAGACGGACATCTCCGACGCCTCCCGGCCGATCGAGGACGAGGAGGTCAAGCTCTGCGAGAAGAACGGCATCGAGTTCACCGAACTCGAGGTCGCGCTCGACGGCCTGACCGTGATGACGAGTCCGGAGAACACAGGCGTCACCTGTTTGAACGATGGTGACCTTTACGCCTTGTTCGGGCCCGAATCCGAGGGGATCGAGACATGGAACGGAGCCGACTCGCTCGCGACTGAGGTCGGCGGCAACGGGGGATTCCCCGACGCGCCGCTGGAGATCACCGCACCGGGGGAGGAATCGGGCACCTACGACGCTTTCATCGAGCTATCGGGCATCCCCGACATCGCCGAGGCGCAGGGTGTGCCCGAAGACGACTGGGAGACCCTGCGCAACGACTACCAGCCCTCGCCGAACGACAACGTGATCATCACCGCGATGGAAGGCTCCCCGGGCGCCCTCGGATTCGTGGGGTTCGCGTTCGCTGAGGAGGCTGGTGATGCGATCAAGGAACTCGAGGTCGACGGTGGCGACGGCTGCGTCGCGCCCAGCGCCGAGGCCGTCGCCGACGGCTCCTATCCGCTGTCTCGTTCGCTCTACATCTACGTGAGTGCCGACGCGGCGGCGCGCCCCGAGGTCGCCGCCTACCTCGACTACTACGTGAGCGACGAGGCCATGACCACCTTGGTGGAGGAGGTCGGCTACATCGCCCTGCCGACCGAGCGGGTCGAGGCGACGCGCTCCGCGTGGGGGTCGGCCGCTGCATGA
- a CDS encoding ATP-binding protein: protein MDTGAIAITVLGLVAVGGLGALLGMLVTRSRLDDARRRADEATSELARREEDVREERAVQDLILASMQEGVLLLDPDLRTAFANDALERHLGSRPASASQLFPLDLREAVRQVAASSAPITVEMERSAPPRWLRVTATPAGEGSVLVVVTDITDARRIETVRRDFVANASHELKTPAASIQAAAETLRSVVDDDPRAVTRFAAQLEREALRLSRIVADLLDLSRLESGSELSEEVRLDALVREEAERYEDQAREANVRLTVEAPVPATVRGAARDLSLLVRNLIDNAIRYTRPGGAVDIRVAESSDGVTLTVSDSGIGIPVRDLPRVFERFYRVDRARSRETGGTGLGLSIVRHVAENHGGSVSVTSELGAGSMFVVRLPTTSPSAQG, encoded by the coding sequence ATGGACACGGGCGCGATCGCGATCACGGTGCTCGGTCTCGTCGCCGTCGGCGGCCTCGGTGCGCTCCTGGGCATGCTGGTCACGAGATCGAGGCTCGACGACGCCCGGCGCCGCGCCGACGAAGCCACGTCGGAGCTGGCCCGCCGCGAGGAGGACGTCAGGGAAGAGCGCGCGGTCCAAGACCTGATCCTGGCGTCGATGCAGGAGGGTGTCTTGCTGCTGGATCCCGACCTGCGTACCGCGTTCGCCAACGATGCGCTCGAGCGTCATCTCGGGAGTCGCCCGGCTTCAGCATCCCAGCTCTTTCCGCTCGATCTGCGTGAAGCGGTCCGTCAGGTGGCGGCGTCGTCGGCACCGATCACGGTCGAGATGGAGCGCAGCGCTCCGCCTCGCTGGCTGCGCGTGACCGCCACGCCTGCGGGCGAAGGCTCGGTCCTCGTGGTCGTGACCGATATCACCGACGCCCGCCGCATCGAGACGGTCCGCCGTGACTTCGTCGCGAACGCATCCCACGAGCTCAAGACGCCGGCGGCGTCGATCCAGGCCGCGGCCGAAACCCTGCGCTCGGTCGTGGACGACGACCCGCGGGCGGTCACGCGGTTCGCCGCGCAGCTCGAACGCGAAGCGCTCAGGCTCTCGCGCATCGTCGCGGATCTGCTCGACCTCTCTCGGCTCGAATCCGGCAGCGAGCTGAGCGAGGAGGTCCGCCTCGACGCGCTCGTCCGCGAGGAGGCCGAACGGTACGAGGACCAGGCGCGAGAGGCGAACGTGCGCCTGACGGTCGAGGCGCCCGTGCCTGCGACCGTCCGCGGCGCGGCCCGCGATCTCTCCCTGCTCGTACGGAACCTGATCGACAACGCGATCCGGTACACCCGACCCGGGGGGGCCGTCGACATCCGGGTCGCGGAGAGCTCCGACGGGGTGACCCTTACGGTCAGCGACTCCGGCATCGGGATCCCGGTCCGCGATCTGCCCAGGGTGTTCGAGCGCTTCTACCGGGTCGACCGCGCACGCTCACGCGAGACGGGCGGCACGGGGCTCGGTCTGTCGATCGTCCGGCACGTGGCGGAGAACCACGGTGGATCGGTCTCCGTCACGAGCGAACTCGGCGCCGGATCGATGTTCGTCGTGCGGCTGCCCACCACGTCGCCGTCCGCACAAGGCTGA
- the pstA gene encoding phosphate ABC transporter permease PstA, with translation MAAIAPTRQVQGSVELALRGKKRDLYGRFFQATLLLSLLLSLAILIVLLGTAISDAWPVLSTRAGDFLTSNVSRLDTRAGVRQGIVGSLILIGFVAAVALPLGIAAAIYLQEYAKDTRTNRLLTTNIRNLAGVPSIVYGILGLVLFVQTMRTVTGPDTFGRSFISGGLTLAVLVLPIVILITMEALRAVPKSIREAAYGVGATRWEVVRSHVLPYAAPGIFTGVILSLARAFGETAPLLLVGAVTGYLSTPGSRSPLEILQGQYTALPTQIFSWSRLAGEGWKANTAAAIVVLLVIILVVNLAAILLRNRYDRKW, from the coding sequence ATGGCGGCGATCGCACCCACCCGGCAGGTCCAGGGCTCCGTCGAGCTCGCGCTGCGGGGCAAGAAGCGCGACCTGTACGGCCGGTTCTTCCAGGCCACGTTGCTGCTCTCGTTGCTGCTCTCCCTCGCGATCCTGATCGTGCTGCTCGGCACCGCGATCTCCGATGCCTGGCCGGTGCTGTCCACGAGGGCGGGGGACTTCCTCACGAGCAACGTGTCGCGGTTGGACACACGCGCGGGTGTCCGACAAGGCATCGTCGGATCGTTGATCCTGATCGGGTTCGTCGCGGCCGTCGCGCTGCCGCTAGGCATCGCCGCCGCGATCTACCTCCAGGAGTACGCGAAGGACACGCGGACCAACCGCCTACTGACGACGAACATCCGGAACCTCGCCGGGGTGCCGTCGATCGTGTACGGCATCCTCGGGCTCGTCCTCTTCGTCCAGACCATGCGCACGGTCACCGGTCCGGACACCTTCGGCCGGAGTTTCATCTCCGGCGGCCTGACCCTGGCGGTGCTCGTGCTGCCGATCGTCATCCTCATCACGATGGAGGCCCTCAGGGCGGTACCCAAGAGCATCCGGGAGGCCGCCTACGGCGTGGGAGCCACCCGTTGGGAGGTCGTCCGGAGCCACGTGCTGCCGTACGCCGCCCCCGGCATCTTCACCGGCGTGATCCTCTCCCTGGCTCGTGCGTTCGGCGAGACCGCGCCCCTGCTGCTGGTCGGCGCCGTCACCGGCTACCTGTCGACCCCCGGCAGTCGATCACCCCTCGAGATCCTGCAAGGTCAGTACACCGCCCTTCCGACCCAGATCTTCTCGTGGTCCCGTCTCGCGGGTGAGGGCTGGAAGGCCAACACGGCGGCGGCGATCGTCGTGCTCCTCGTGATCATCCTCGTCGTGAACCTCGCCGCGATCCTGCTGAGGAACCGGTATGACCGAAAGTGGTGA